The Onychomys torridus chromosome 4, mOncTor1.1, whole genome shotgun sequence genome includes a window with the following:
- the LOC118582619 gene encoding olfactory receptor 4F3/4F16/4F29-like has product MEGVNQSVVSEFVFLGLTNSWDIQLFLFVFSSIFYVASMTGNSLIVFTVASDPHFHSPMYFLLANLSFIDLGVSSVISPKMMYDLLRKCKVISFRGCVTQIFFIHFIGGVEMVLLIAMAFDRYVAICKPLHYLTIMSPKMCILFSVASWVVGFMHSLVQLAFVVNLPFCGPNVLDSFYCDFPRFIKLACIDTYRLKLLVSVNSGFMSVGSFFILIISYIVIIITVQKHSSSGSSKALSTLSAHVTVVVLFFGPVMFIYTWPSSSTHLDKFLSIFDAIVTPFLNPVIYTFRNQEMKMAMKRVLNQMLGYRHTIKHLTCEQS; this is encoded by the coding sequence ATGGAAGGAGTGAATCAATCTGTTGTGTCAGAGTTTGTGTTCTTGGGACTCACCAACTCTTGGGACATCCAGTTATTCCTTTTTGTGTTCTCCTCCATCTTTTATGTAGCAAGCATGACAGGAAACTCCCTCATTGTGTTCACTGTGGCTTCTGACCCTCACTTTCACTCTCCCATGTACTTTCTGTTGGCCAATCTCTCCTTCATTGACTTGGGTGTTTCTTCTGTTATTTCCCCCAAGATGATGTATGATCTGTTGAGAAAGTGTAAAGTCATCTCCTTTAGAGGTTGTGTCACTCAAATCTTCTTCATCCACTTCATTGGTGGTGTGGAAATGGTGCTGCTGATAGCCATGGCCTTTGACAGGTATGTGGCCATATGTAAGCCTCTCCATTATCTGACTATTATGAGCCCAAAGATGTGCATCTTGTTTTCAGTAGCTTCCTGGGTTGTTGGCTTTATGCATTCTCTGGTTCAATTGGCTTTTGTAGTAAACTTACCATTCTGTGGACCAAATGTGTTGGACAGCTTCTACTGTGACTTTCCTAGGTTCATCAAACTTGCTTGCATAGACACATACAGACTGAAATTACTGGTCTCAGTCAACAGTGGATTCATGTCTGTGGGCTCCTTCTTCATACTGATCATTTCCTATATTGTCATCATAATCACTGTACAAAAACACTCTTCAAGTGGTTCCTCCAAGGCTCTGTCCACACTTTCAGCTCATGTGACTGTGGTGGTCTTATTCTTTGGTCCTGTGATGTTCATCTATACATGGCCTTCTTCTTCCACACACCTGGATAAGTTTCTGTCCATATTTGATGCAATTGTCACTCCGTTTCTGAACCCTGTGATCTATACGTTCAGGAACCAAGAAATGAAAATGGCAATGAAGAGAGTATTGAACCAGATGCTGGGTTATAGACACACAATTAAACACTTGACCTGTGAACAATCTTAA
- the LOC118582696 gene encoding LOW QUALITY PROTEIN: olfactory receptor 4F3/4F16/4F29-like (The sequence of the model RefSeq protein was modified relative to this genomic sequence to represent the inferred CDS: deleted 1 base in 1 codon), whose translation MEGVNQSVVSEFVFLGLTNSWIIQLFLFVFSSIFYVASMMGNSLIVFTVVSDSHLHSPMYFLLANLSFIDLGVSSVTSPKMICDLFRKHKVISFRGCVTQIFFIHVIGGVELVLLIAMAFDRYVAICKPLHYLTIMSPKMCILFSVASWVVGLMHSLFQLAFVVNLPFCGPNVLDSFYCDFPRFIKLSCTDTHRLELLVSINSGFMSVGSFFILIISYIVIIITVQKHSSSGSSKALSTLSAHVTVVVLFFGPVMFFYTWPSSSTHLDKFLAIFDAIVTPFLNPVIYTLRNQEMKMAMKRVLNQLLGYRQTIKHLTCEQS comes from the exons ATGGAAGGTGTAAATCAGTCTGTGGTGTCAGAATTTGTGTTCCTGGGACTCACCAACTCTTGGATTATCCAACTATTCCTTTTTGTGTTCTCCTCCATATTTTATGTAGCAAGCATGATGGGAAACTCTCTCATAGTGTTCACTGTGGTTTCTGACTCTCACCTACACTCTCCCATGTACTTTCTGTTGGCGAATCTCTCCTTCATTGATTTGGGTGTTTCTTCTGTCACTTCCCCCAAGATGATTTGTGACCTGTTCAGAAAACACAAAGTCATCTCCTTTAGAGGTTGTGTCACTCAAATCTTCTTCATCCATGTCATTGGTGGTGTGGAGTTGGTGCTGCTCATAGCCATGGCCTTTGACAGGTATGTGGCAATATGTAAGCCTCTCCATTACTTGACCATTATGAGCCCAAAGATGTGCATCTTGTTTTCAGTGGCCTCCTGGGTGGTTGGCCTTATGCATTCTCTGTTTCAACTGGCTTTTGTAGTAAACTTACCTTTCTGTGGACCAAATGTGTTGGACAGCTTCTACTGTGACTTTCCCAGATTCATCAAACTTtcttgcacagacacacacagactagAATTACTGGTCTCAATCAATAGTGGATTTATGTCAGTGGGTTCCTTCTTCATACTGATCATTTCCTATATTGTCATCATAATCACTGTTCAAAAACACTCTTCAAGTGGTTCCTCCAAGGCTTTGTCCACACTTTCAGCT CATGTGACTGTGGTGGTCTTATTCTTTGGTCCTGTGATGTTTTTCTATACATGGCCTTCTTCTTCCACACACTTGGATAAGTTTTTGGCCATATTTGATGCAATTGTCACTCCTTTTCTGAACCCTGTGATCTATACATTGAGGAACCAAGAAATGAAAATGGCAATGAAGAGAGTATTGAACCAGTTGCTGGGTTATAGACAAACAATTAAACACTTGACCTGTGAACAATCTTAA